Proteins from a single region of Pseudodesulfovibrio portus:
- a CDS encoding TRAP transporter large permease → MDPITAGIVGTFLLLVAIFLLRIPVAFAMALIGFGGFAYVLNWNAATGMLGTELWNVFSKYGLTVIPLFILMGQICFYSGVNERLYKSAYAWMGQIRGGIAMTTVLACAGFAAICGSNSATAATMSTVALPEMKKFRYSPILSTGAVAAGATLGVVIPPSVVLIIIGLQTSQSIAQLFVGGMVPGILLTLLFLGTIWYLCKKNPEWGPAGPKTTFAEKLRSLPGSIEMVILFILVMGGLFLGFFTPTEAGAAGAALALLISIISGKMSWKKFHLAVNDSLKISCMIMVIMLGAVIFGRFLAVTRLPFEAAGWVAGLPIPPMVIIMVICLIYVIGGMVMDALALLLVTIPIFFPVVTAMGYDPLWFGVLITVVTTLGAITPPVGVNTFIVASMAKDVPMTDVFKGVTYFVAAYVVCVAILMLFPGIVTFLPGLMQ, encoded by the coding sequence ATGGACCCGATCACCGCCGGCATCGTCGGCACCTTCCTGCTGTTGGTTGCCATCTTTCTCCTGCGCATCCCCGTGGCCTTTGCCATGGCCCTCATCGGCTTCGGCGGGTTCGCCTACGTGCTCAACTGGAACGCGGCCACGGGCATGCTCGGCACCGAGTTGTGGAACGTCTTTTCCAAGTACGGGCTGACCGTGATCCCGCTCTTCATCCTCATGGGGCAGATCTGCTTCTACTCCGGAGTCAACGAGCGGCTGTACAAATCCGCCTACGCCTGGATGGGCCAGATCCGGGGCGGCATCGCCATGACCACGGTCCTGGCCTGTGCCGGGTTCGCGGCCATCTGCGGCTCCAACTCGGCCACCGCCGCCACCATGTCCACCGTGGCCCTGCCCGAGATGAAGAAATTCCGCTACTCACCGATCCTGTCCACCGGCGCGGTGGCTGCGGGCGCGACGCTCGGCGTGGTCATCCCGCCCTCGGTGGTCCTGATCATCATCGGGTTGCAGACCAGTCAGTCCATCGCCCAGCTCTTCGTGGGCGGCATGGTGCCCGGCATACTCCTGACCCTGCTCTTCCTGGGCACCATCTGGTACCTGTGCAAAAAGAACCCCGAATGGGGTCCGGCAGGCCCGAAGACCACCTTTGCCGAAAAGCTGCGCTCCCTGCCCGGCTCCATCGAGATGGTCATCCTGTTCATCCTGGTCATGGGCGGCCTGTTCCTGGGATTCTTCACACCCACCGAGGCGGGCGCGGCCGGTGCGGCCCTTGCCCTGCTCATCTCCATCATCTCCGGCAAGATGAGCTGGAAGAAATTCCACCTGGCCGTGAACGACTCGCTCAAGATTTCCTGCATGATCATGGTCATCATGCTCGGCGCGGTCATCTTCGGGCGCTTCCTGGCCGTGACCCGGCTGCCTTTCGAGGCCGCCGGATGGGTGGCCGGGCTGCCCATCCCGCCCATGGTCATCATCATGGTCATCTGCCTGATCTACGTCATCGGCGGCATGGTCATGGACGCCCTGGCCCTGCTCCTGGTGACCATCCCCATCTTCTTCCCCGTGGTCACGGCCATGGGCTACGACCCGCTCTGGTTCGGCGTGCTCATCACCGTGGTCACCACCCTCGGGGCCATCACCCCACCGGTGGGGGTCAACACCTTCATCGTGGCCTCCATGGCCAAGGACGTGCCCATGACCGACGTGTTCAAGGGCGTCACCTACTTCGTGGCCGCCTACGTGGTCTGCGTGGCCATCCTGATGCTGTTTCCGGGGATCGTTACATTTCTCCCCGGCCTGATGCAGTAG
- a CDS encoding TRAP transporter small permease, whose amino-acid sequence MINFLDKISGVLAKILTGLAGFFLVSMMVLACANMVLRAVWVPVQGTYEMMGFLGAVVASFSLAFAQRNKAHIAVGILLARFPAPVRRGADALTNAVSCAFFILAGIETGKWAAFLVQTNEVSETLQIIYHPFVFASAAGCFALAFVLAVDTLKTLTAEKVA is encoded by the coding sequence ATGATCAATTTTCTGGACAAGATTTCCGGCGTGCTCGCCAAGATCCTGACCGGCCTGGCCGGATTTTTTCTCGTATCCATGATGGTCCTTGCCTGCGCCAACATGGTCCTGCGCGCGGTCTGGGTGCCGGTGCAGGGCACCTATGAGATGATGGGCTTCCTGGGCGCGGTGGTGGCCTCCTTTTCCCTGGCCTTTGCCCAGCGCAACAAGGCGCACATCGCCGTGGGCATCCTGCTGGCCCGGTTCCCGGCTCCCGTCAGGCGTGGGGCCGACGCGCTGACCAATGCGGTATCCTGCGCCTTCTTCATCCTGGCCGGGATCGAAACCGGCAAATGGGCCGCCTTCCTGGTGCAGACGAACGAGGTGTCCGAGACCCTCCAGATCATCTACCACCCGTTCGTGTTCGCCTCCGCAGCCGGATGCTTCGCCCTTGCCTTCGTCCTGGCAGTGGACACGCTCAAAACCCTGACCGCGGAAAAGGTGGCGTAA
- a CDS encoding TRAP transporter substrate-binding protein — MRKLTTLLAASLALTCLMAASALAGTTLTYANFPPAKTFPCVQMEQWKAEVEKRTNGDIAVQTFPGSTLLNPKNMFRGVQTGQADIGCISTAYYPGVFPLISVVNLPVAFTSTEVASRVMWDLFQKYQPKEFADVKVITMFTSAPSQIMSKTPVKQLGDLNGMELRASGSILQILSGLGAQGVGMPMSQTPEALQKGVVKGLVSSFDVLMDFNFAESCRHETITNLPVYPFAIIMNKARWEALSPESKKVIDDLALEQAVWTGKYLDKHIDDSLNWSKEKYQVEVHELTAAEHATIKELGTPLVDQWKAEAVKAGLDADAILADMLALKAKYEAM; from the coding sequence ATGAGAAAACTGACTACCCTGCTGGCTGCGAGTCTGGCCTTGACCTGCCTGATGGCGGCCTCGGCCCTGGCCGGGACCACCCTGACCTATGCCAACTTCCCGCCCGCCAAGACCTTCCCCTGCGTCCAGATGGAACAGTGGAAAGCCGAGGTGGAGAAGCGCACGAACGGCGACATCGCGGTCCAGACCTTCCCCGGTTCCACGCTGCTCAACCCCAAGAACATGTTCCGCGGCGTGCAGACCGGCCAGGCCGACATCGGCTGTATCTCCACGGCCTACTACCCCGGCGTGTTCCCGCTCATTTCCGTGGTCAACCTGCCCGTGGCCTTCACCTCCACCGAAGTGGCCAGCCGCGTCATGTGGGACCTGTTCCAGAAGTACCAGCCCAAGGAATTCGCCGACGTCAAGGTGATCACCATGTTCACCTCGGCCCCGTCCCAGATCATGAGCAAGACTCCCGTCAAGCAGCTCGGCGACCTGAACGGCATGGAACTGCGCGCCTCGGGTTCCATTCTCCAGATCCTGTCCGGCCTGGGCGCACAGGGCGTGGGCATGCCCATGTCCCAGACCCCCGAAGCCCTGCAGAAGGGCGTGGTCAAGGGCCTTGTCTCCTCCTTTGACGTGCTCATGGACTTCAACTTCGCGGAATCCTGCCGCCATGAAACCATCACCAACCTGCCCGTCTACCCGTTCGCCATCATCATGAACAAGGCGCGCTGGGAAGCCCTGTCCCCCGAGTCCAAAAAGGTCATCGACGACCTGGCGCTCGAACAGGCCGTCTGGACCGGCAAGTACCTGGACAAGCACATCGACGACTCCCTTAACTGGTCCAAGGAAAAGTACCAGGTCGAGGTCCACGAACTGACCGCTGCCGAGCACGCCACGATCAAGGAACTCGGCACGCCCCTGGTTGACCAGTGGAAGGCCGAGGCCGTCAAGGCCGGCCTGGACGCCGACGCCATCCTGGCCGACATGCTCGCCCTCAAGGCCAAGTACGAAGCCATGTAA
- a CDS encoding FG-GAP repeat domain-containing protein: protein MTKQRFFTALIALTAMLLMTTMAMAQGAKSFAVLPFKYTGPQKYSYFSKAFQASLENDLEWIGHVEPSTKDVSAMTTPGNSGDALNQLRSMGVDYLVYGDIAILNKDAHINLGVVGEDGKSWETKGKMTIDEITSWLEEQGNIIQGDIFNRPGYGTVEESKEAEKTMQTASPADSPFIVGGNDGYQEATLNPQFKYEGGTESIGRWRSQTLRYSSYSMVVTDGDADGQNEVFILQSDAISAYRFREGKLEHLTTFDLPKNLISIRLEVADLNRDGTPEFVVGAYQYDTQYSDTAPEGNPRSSILRFEGGKFKYVVKKYNKFLGVLRLPPTYLPILCAQKKGHSHLFDKVVREAFIKGDDIELGQKLAVPPFGNVYNMIYMPKELGYQIIVLGNKHKLVTYSQSFERLNETDETYNSSGIAIPMQNTMVGLGNSNLDTMVDMYNIPFRMVTAPLTGKRYELLLNRDLSAVAQLVSNYHYYSQGEIHSLVWDEVGLNLAWKTRRIKGQVSDIALADLNNDGKKQLCVLVNTFAGLGYTNRKTMVLAYDLNL from the coding sequence ATGACGAAACAACGCTTCTTCACCGCCTTGATCGCACTGACGGCGATGCTGCTCATGACCACCATGGCCATGGCCCAGGGCGCGAAAAGCTTTGCGGTTCTCCCCTTCAAATACACCGGCCCGCAAAAATACTCCTACTTCTCCAAGGCCTTCCAGGCCAGCCTGGAAAACGACCTGGAATGGATCGGCCACGTGGAGCCCTCCACCAAGGACGTCAGCGCCATGACCACCCCCGGCAACTCGGGCGACGCGCTGAACCAGTTGCGCAGCATGGGTGTGGACTACCTCGTCTACGGCGACATCGCCATCCTGAACAAGGACGCCCACATCAACCTTGGCGTGGTCGGCGAGGACGGCAAGTCCTGGGAAACCAAGGGCAAGATGACCATCGACGAGATCACCTCCTGGCTCGAGGAACAGGGCAACATCATCCAGGGCGACATCTTCAACCGCCCCGGTTACGGCACCGTCGAAGAGTCCAAGGAAGCGGAAAAGACCATGCAGACCGCAAGCCCCGCCGACTCCCCGTTCATCGTGGGCGGCAACGACGGATACCAGGAAGCGACCCTGAACCCGCAGTTCAAGTATGAGGGCGGCACCGAGTCCATCGGCCGGTGGCGCAGCCAGACGCTCAGGTACTCCTCCTACAGCATGGTGGTGACCGACGGCGACGCGGACGGGCAGAACGAAGTCTTCATCCTGCAGTCGGACGCCATCTCCGCCTACCGCTTCCGGGAGGGCAAGCTGGAGCACCTGACCACCTTCGACCTGCCCAAGAACCTGATCTCCATCCGGTTGGAAGTGGCGGACCTGAACAGGGACGGCACGCCCGAATTCGTCGTGGGCGCCTACCAGTACGATACGCAGTACAGCGACACGGCCCCCGAGGGCAACCCGCGCTCCAGCATTCTCCGCTTTGAAGGCGGCAAATTCAAGTATGTCGTCAAGAAATACAACAAGTTCCTCGGCGTGCTGAGGCTTCCCCCGACCTATCTGCCCATCCTCTGCGCCCAGAAAAAGGGCCACAGCCACCTGTTCGACAAGGTCGTGCGCGAGGCCTTCATCAAGGGCGACGACATCGAGCTGGGCCAGAAGCTGGCCGTGCCGCCCTTCGGCAACGTCTACAACATGATCTACATGCCCAAGGAGCTGGGCTACCAGATCATCGTCCTGGGCAACAAGCACAAGCTGGTGACCTACAGCCAGTCCTTCGAGCGGCTCAACGAAACCGACGAGACATACAACAGCTCCGGCATCGCCATCCCCATGCAGAACACCATGGTCGGTCTGGGCAACAGCAACCTCGACACCATGGTCGACATGTACAACATCCCGTTCAGGATGGTCACGGCTCCGCTGACGGGCAAGCGCTACGAACTGCTGCTCAACCGCGACCTGTCCGCCGTGGCCCAGTTGGTCTCCAACTACCACTACTACAGCCAGGGCGAAATCCACTCCCTGGTCTGGGATGAAGTGGGGTTGAACCTGGCCTGGAAGACCCGCCGCATCAAGGGACAGGTCAGCGACATCGCCCTGGCCGACCTGAACAACGACGGCAAGAAACAGCTGTGCGTGCTGGTCAACACCTTTGCCGGGCTGGGCTACACCAACCGCAAGACCATGGTGCTGGCCTACGACCTCAACCTGTAA
- a CDS encoding NOL1/NOP2/SUN domain family protein, giving the protein MANTGRTFRFTCAEQDVPIVEDLLASQGFSFEDEPFYPLARKVVDEPFPLGESLAARFGLVYIQDRSSMLPPLTLDPPEGACVLDMCSAPGSKTSLLSRLVGREGFVFASEPSADRLSTLRANLRRTGSANAATAKAMAQDLPFPDCSWDHIQLDPPCSGWGTIDKNPKVMELWSESKTAPLVSLQKTLLEKAAALLKPGGVVLYSTCTTNIEENERQVAWALETLDLELEPLAEPEGFVFGRPLVDGMGGVLRVAEDSDGQGFFLARFRKRAAGCAPTGQGVQKRELPGVRLDLAAMPGGKGLDLTKLPPGEVYAFNGKPFFLHRRALSMIPGSIRWQGFPLGKVAGKGAGMKFTPGPLARVLLPDDPARAGVDVLDVDDTAVLEQLFTGRSVRFARGGGSVGLYYRGLPVGWLSRKGERLLWAGK; this is encoded by the coding sequence ATGGCCAACACCGGAAGAACGTTCCGATTCACCTGCGCGGAGCAGGACGTCCCCATCGTTGAGGACCTGCTTGCGTCGCAGGGTTTTTCCTTTGAGGACGAGCCGTTTTACCCTCTTGCCCGCAAGGTGGTGGACGAGCCGTTCCCCCTGGGCGAGAGCCTGGCCGCCCGGTTCGGCCTGGTCTACATCCAGGACCGGTCGTCCATGCTGCCGCCCCTCACCCTCGATCCGCCCGAGGGGGCGTGCGTCCTGGACATGTGCTCCGCGCCCGGCAGCAAGACCAGTCTCCTTTCGAGGCTGGTCGGACGCGAGGGATTCGTGTTCGCGTCCGAGCCCTCGGCGGACCGGCTGTCCACCCTGCGCGCCAACCTGCGCCGCACCGGCTCGGCCAACGCGGCCACGGCCAAGGCCATGGCCCAGGACCTGCCGTTCCCGGATTGCAGCTGGGATCACATCCAGCTCGACCCGCCGTGCAGCGGCTGGGGGACCATAGACAAGAATCCCAAGGTCATGGAGCTGTGGAGCGAGTCCAAGACCGCGCCGCTGGTTTCCCTGCAAAAGACGCTCCTGGAAAAGGCGGCGGCCCTGCTCAAGCCCGGCGGGGTGGTCCTGTACTCCACCTGCACCACCAATATCGAGGAAAACGAACGCCAGGTTGCATGGGCGCTCGAAACGCTCGACCTCGAGCTGGAGCCGCTTGCCGAGCCCGAGGGGTTTGTCTTCGGCCGACCGCTCGTGGACGGCATGGGCGGCGTCCTGCGCGTGGCCGAGGATTCGGACGGCCAGGGGTTTTTCCTGGCTCGCTTCCGAAAGAGGGCGGCCGGTTGCGCACCCACGGGCCAAGGTGTGCAAAAAAGGGAACTGCCCGGCGTCCGCCTGGACCTCGCGGCCATGCCCGGCGGCAAGGGGCTGGACCTGACCAAACTGCCTCCCGGCGAGGTATACGCCTTCAACGGCAAGCCGTTTTTCCTGCACCGGCGCGCCCTGTCCATGATCCCCGGCTCGATCCGGTGGCAGGGGTTCCCCCTGGGCAAGGTGGCGGGCAAGGGGGCCGGGATGAAGTTCACCCCCGGCCCGCTGGCCCGGGTGCTGCTGCCCGACGATCCGGCCCGTGCCGGGGTGGATGTCCTGGACGTGGACGACACGGCGGTCCTGGAGCAGTTGTTCACCGGCCGGAGCGTGCGTTTCGCCAGGGGCGGCGGGTCGGTGGGCCTCTATTATCGCGGCCTGCCCGTGGGTTGGCTGTCGAGGAAGGGTGAGCGGCTATTGTGGGCCGGGAAATAG
- a CDS encoding tyrosine-type recombinase/integrase → MPYRKTKNGKKRWVGSVMINGRRKEKIFDSKKDAKAWEAGMHSAGDLTATPSLLKWAEQYLDYSTRFSPKVYSEKRGAFRRFFQFIKPSATADKMTPRLALEFLQKEFNKRTGNAANRDRKNLVAAWNWGIRYLEMPKPNPFEMVDKFPADEKGHYVPPEADFRKVLGVAEGQDKVMLLTFLHTAGRRGEIYRLQWEDVDFINERIRLKTRKRKGGSLESDWIPMTEELTDTLKAHRKTAVNEWVFIQPKGQHQGKPYTENRGFPQALCDKAEVKRFGCHGIRGLTASILAKHNVPMVAIRDTLRHKNLRITERYVRGLDSVRDHLKVLEVKTA, encoded by the coding sequence ATGCCCTACAGAAAGACAAAGAACGGGAAGAAGCGTTGGGTCGGTTCGGTAATGATCAACGGACGACGCAAGGAAAAGATATTCGACTCCAAGAAGGATGCGAAGGCATGGGAAGCAGGGATGCACAGTGCGGGAGACCTGACCGCCACTCCATCCTTGCTTAAGTGGGCCGAACAATACCTAGACTACTCAACAAGATTCTCACCAAAAGTATACAGCGAAAAGCGCGGGGCCTTCCGGCGCTTTTTTCAATTCATCAAACCATCAGCCACGGCAGACAAGATGACACCCCGCCTTGCCCTTGAGTTCCTGCAAAAGGAATTCAACAAAAGGACGGGCAACGCCGCCAACCGAGACCGCAAGAACCTCGTGGCCGCGTGGAACTGGGGAATCCGTTACCTTGAAATGCCAAAGCCAAACCCTTTTGAAATGGTGGACAAGTTCCCTGCCGATGAGAAAGGCCATTACGTACCGCCAGAAGCAGACTTTAGAAAGGTTCTCGGAGTTGCCGAGGGCCAAGACAAAGTCATGCTACTGACCTTCCTACACACAGCAGGCAGACGCGGTGAAATATACAGACTCCAATGGGAGGACGTGGATTTCATCAACGAACGAATCCGCCTCAAGACAAGGAAAAGGAAAGGCGGTTCGCTGGAATCCGATTGGATACCAATGACCGAGGAATTGACCGACACCCTGAAAGCCCACCGCAAAACAGCGGTTAATGAATGGGTGTTCATCCAGCCCAAAGGTCAGCACCAAGGAAAGCCATACACAGAAAACCGGGGATTCCCCCAAGCCTTATGCGACAAAGCAGAGGTAAAGCGGTTTGGCTGTCATGGCATTCGAGGACTCACAGCCTCAATACTCGCCAAGCACAACGTTCCAATGGTCGCAATTCGGGACACGCTCAGACATAAGAATCTGAGAATCACCGAGCGATACGTGCGCGGCCTGGATTCGGTGAGAGATCACCTTAAGGTATTGGAGGTAAAAACAGCATGA
- the rnhA gene encoding ribonuclease HI, with protein MKIYTDGACRGNQYGNATGGYGVIIDSGSARAEYAQGYADTTNNRMELRAAIAGLKALTTPTQVELVTDSQYVSKAFTDNWIAGWLKRGWKNASGKPVKNRDLWEELIPLTEKHKVTWTWVRGHNGHPDNERADELACMAADNGPLLKDIGTTTLTAVTL; from the coding sequence ATGAAAATATATACTGACGGCGCATGTCGTGGGAATCAGTACGGCAACGCAACCGGAGGATATGGAGTCATCATTGATTCCGGCTCAGCCCGTGCCGAATATGCCCAAGGCTATGCGGACACGACCAACAACAGGATGGAGCTTAGGGCTGCTATCGCTGGCCTTAAAGCCCTGACTACCCCCACACAAGTTGAACTTGTCACCGACTCCCAATACGTGAGCAAAGCGTTCACGGACAACTGGATAGCAGGGTGGCTTAAGCGTGGGTGGAAGAACGCCAGCGGCAAGCCCGTAAAGAACCGCGATCTGTGGGAAGAGTTAATCCCTCTGACTGAAAAACATAAGGTCACATGGACATGGGTACGGGGCCACAACGGACACCCTGACAATGAACGCGCCGACGAACTGGCGTGCATGGCGGCAGACAACGGGCCTCTGCTCAAAGACATCGGGACTACCACGCTCACAGCAGTAACGCTCTAA
- a CDS encoding DEAD/DEAH box helicase family protein: MPPDIIVIDGVMGAGKTTHIINEINKGVMQRYIYVTPFLDEVERIKLACPMHDFKEPKSLDGRKLKGLKELVDSNANIATTHALLSLMDNELITLLHSKDYTLVIDETLESSSIEYVSPIARQLIAQTQCVSICPETAKATWDSFAFPSTEGNEEFDRIRKQCDCEALYWLPRNREKGDGFIAWHFPAKAFACFSKVYILTYQFEGSPMDAYMRLQALEYRIDNRFSDLDTESRTRFKALINFMDSQSPWVTDLDDYALSRSWFMRDKEKRIKQVSATLKTLCNKHKVTSKEAMWTSFKEPAKEIATSKMVLSKPVPPEASEARKRRCNFVPCNSRATNRHGERSVLFYLANRFPNLELEQYFKSRGLPLDRDRFALNEMLQWIFRSRIRNGEPIKLFAPSPRMRGLLEDWLNGDDLKSESSLSHAA, encoded by the coding sequence ATGCCACCGGACATAATAGTCATCGACGGAGTCATGGGGGCAGGTAAAACTACCCACATAATCAACGAGATAAACAAGGGAGTCATGCAGAGATACATCTACGTCACTCCCTTTCTTGATGAGGTTGAGCGAATCAAGCTGGCCTGCCCAATGCACGACTTCAAAGAACCCAAAAGCCTCGACGGAAGAAAGCTAAAAGGCTTGAAGGAACTGGTGGATAGTAATGCAAACATTGCAACCACACACGCCCTGCTCTCGCTCATGGACAACGAACTAATCACCCTTTTACACTCGAAAGACTATACGCTGGTGATTGATGAAACGCTTGAAAGCTCAAGCATCGAGTATGTTTCTCCGATCGCCCGTCAACTGATAGCGCAAACTCAATGCGTTTCCATCTGTCCCGAAACCGCGAAAGCAACATGGGACTCCTTCGCTTTCCCCTCCACCGAGGGTAACGAGGAGTTTGATCGTATCCGCAAGCAATGCGATTGTGAGGCTTTGTACTGGCTCCCCCGCAACAGGGAGAAGGGCGACGGCTTCATCGCGTGGCACTTCCCGGCGAAAGCCTTTGCCTGCTTTAGCAAAGTCTACATCCTGACATATCAGTTTGAAGGCTCGCCAATGGATGCGTATATGCGTCTCCAAGCCCTTGAGTACCGCATAGACAATCGTTTCTCAGACTTAGACACAGAGAGCCGAACAAGGTTCAAGGCCCTTATCAACTTCATGGATTCACAATCCCCATGGGTAACCGATCTTGACGACTACGCACTCTCACGGTCGTGGTTTATGCGAGACAAAGAAAAACGAATAAAGCAAGTCAGTGCGACACTTAAGACGCTGTGCAACAAGCACAAAGTAACGTCCAAAGAGGCCATGTGGACTTCTTTCAAGGAGCCCGCAAAAGAAATTGCGACTTCAAAAATGGTGCTAAGCAAACCAGTGCCGCCGGAAGCAAGCGAGGCACGAAAGCGACGTTGCAACTTTGTGCCGTGTAATTCCAGAGCGACAAATCGACATGGGGAGAGGAGCGTCCTTTTCTATCTGGCCAATCGGTTCCCAAACTTGGAGTTGGAACAATACTTCAAATCAAGGGGCCTCCCCCTTGACCGGGACCGGTTCGCCCTCAACGAAATGTTGCAGTGGATTTTCAGGAGCCGCATTAGGAACGGGGAGCCTATCAAGCTCTTCGCCCCTAGCCCCAGGATGCGAGGGCTTCTGGAAGACTGGTTGAACGGTGATGATTTGAAATCAGAGTCGAGCCTATCCCACGCTGCGTGA
- a CDS encoding recombinase family protein, with amino-acid sequence MVNKFISYLRVSTAKQGKSGLGLEAQRTAVIEYLNGGQHELIHEYVEVESGKKDNRPELRKALKHCKVTGAILVIAKLDRLSRNARFLLELQESRVSFICADMPEANEMTIQIMAVMAQHERKMISQRTKAALAAAKARGVKLGNPHGAKYLQGLGNSEAVTQIKKEAHERAEDLREIIEDIQQNGITSVRGIASELTARGIRTPRGGKWHPTSVARLLKRLGE; translated from the coding sequence ATGGTCAACAAGTTTATTTCATATCTCAGAGTGAGCACTGCCAAGCAGGGTAAAAGCGGATTGGGCTTGGAAGCGCAGAGGACAGCCGTCATCGAATACCTTAATGGCGGTCAGCATGAGCTAATCCACGAATATGTAGAGGTGGAGAGCGGGAAGAAAGATAATCGCCCAGAACTTCGCAAAGCCCTCAAGCATTGCAAGGTGACAGGAGCAATCCTTGTGATCGCCAAGCTTGATCGACTTAGCCGAAATGCACGCTTCCTACTGGAGCTTCAAGAAAGCAGAGTGAGTTTCATTTGTGCCGACATGCCGGAAGCAAACGAGATGACCATTCAGATCATGGCGGTAATGGCTCAACACGAACGAAAGATGATATCTCAGCGTACTAAAGCGGCGCTAGCAGCAGCCAAGGCGCGGGGAGTAAAGCTAGGAAATCCCCATGGCGCAAAATATTTGCAGGGGTTGGGCAACTCCGAAGCGGTGACGCAAATAAAAAAAGAAGCACATGAAAGAGCAGAGGACCTACGAGAAATAATCGAAGACATTCAACAGAACGGAATAACCTCAGTCAGAGGGATTGCTTCCGAACTTACAGCCAGAGGAATCAGAACTCCGAGGGGTGGCAAATGGCACCCAACAAGTGTGGCTCGCCTCTTGAAACGTCTCGGCGAGTAA
- a CDS encoding DUF6804 family protein encodes MSKLIWLVPAGALLLALLPMPYGYYTLLRFMVCSAAGYLALRHHRIRGLDYWVVCFGVMAVLFNPFVKVNLGREIWVIVDLLCAVLLVLNMKTMRNVLSGWSHESEED; translated from the coding sequence ATGTCTAAATTGATTTGGCTCGTGCCAGCAGGGGCGCTTTTGTTGGCGTTGCTTCCTATGCCTTACGGTTATTATACCCTATTGCGCTTCATGGTTTGTTCCGCTGCCGGGTACCTGGCCTTGCGGCATCATCGCATAAGAGGCTTGGATTATTGGGTGGTTTGTTTTGGAGTAATGGCTGTTCTGTTCAATCCATTCGTGAAAGTAAATCTGGGCCGAGAGATTTGGGTCATTGTGGATTTGTTATGTGCCGTCTTGTTGGTGCTCAATATGAAGACTATGCGCAATGTTCTGTCTGGGTGGTCCCATGAAAGTGAGGAGGATTAG